In Gammaproteobacteria bacterium, one DNA window encodes the following:
- a CDS encoding HAMP domain-containing protein has product MNGTTTDPQAGPAPVAPADGAHTQALPRPGTWMRIKAFLQRFNPAHIPIVYKLSLTISVLMVACIGMLAGVIVQHQNQVLRGQIDQLGSTLAAQIAHSALDPLLTDDRLALGVLTSNLTAEGNVLGTAILSATGEVLAEAGLTPFQADAPYAGERSGVDARNLRGLEWTSRPNHRAPPRMLVAYTSSARFQDIVAGYVVVTLSRSTLDQSMRSATQSIVFASILVVIIGAFVTHLISRRLSRPIHELIDASRALEQGHYNFRFAERRNDEIGNLMSSFNRYAEHMKEKTEVETALSRYLSPSVAREVLTGSHSIQLGGQRVEATVLFADIAGFTGMAEGMNPEEIANLLNRYFAHIVSACEMNQGMVDKYIGDCAMLVFGVPQADPEHCFHGITCALAIQRLVAMENEQRETRGQAPVRFRLGLNSGSMLAGNMGARERMEYTVVGDSVNLASRLGSTAEAGQIVVTEQVYTRPDVTDRFVAHRHRSIRLRGIQHPVTTYLIKDVAPPYREAFERQIQQLWWQGHRRTG; this is encoded by the coding sequence ATGAACGGCACCACAACAGATCCACAGGCCGGCCCCGCACCGGTGGCCCCGGCAGACGGCGCCCACACGCAAGCGTTGCCGCGACCCGGTACCTGGATGCGGATCAAGGCCTTTCTGCAGCGCTTCAACCCGGCCCATATCCCCATCGTCTACAAACTGTCGCTGACCATCTCGGTGCTGATGGTGGCCTGCATCGGTATGCTCGCCGGCGTCATCGTCCAGCACCAGAACCAGGTACTGCGTGGCCAGATCGATCAGCTTGGCAGCACACTCGCCGCCCAGATCGCACATTCGGCACTGGACCCGCTGCTGACCGACGACCGGCTGGCGCTCGGCGTGCTGACCAGCAACCTGACGGCCGAGGGCAATGTCCTCGGCACGGCCATCCTGTCGGCCACGGGCGAGGTACTGGCCGAGGCCGGTCTGACGCCCTTCCAGGCCGACGCGCCCTACGCCGGTGAGCGCTCGGGTGTGGACGCGCGCAACCTGCGTGGCCTGGAGTGGACCAGTCGGCCGAACCACCGCGCCCCGCCGCGCATGCTGGTCGCCTACACCAGCAGCGCGCGCTTCCAGGACATCGTCGCCGGCTACGTGGTCGTCACCCTGAGCCGCTCGACCCTGGACCAGTCCATGCGCAGCGCCACCCAGAGCATCGTCTTCGCCAGCATCCTGGTGGTCATCATCGGCGCGTTCGTCACCCACCTCATCAGCCGCCGGCTGTCGCGCCCGATCCATGAGCTGATCGATGCCAGCCGTGCCCTCGAGCAGGGCCATTACAATTTCCGCTTCGCGGAGCGCCGCAACGACGAGATCGGCAACCTGATGTCCTCGTTCAACCGCTACGCCGAGCACATGAAGGAGAAGACCGAGGTGGAGACGGCGCTGTCACGTTATCTCTCGCCCAGCGTGGCGCGCGAGGTCCTGACCGGCAGTCACTCCATCCAGCTCGGCGGGCAGCGGGTCGAGGCCACGGTACTGTTCGCAGACATCGCCGGCTTCACCGGCATGGCCGAGGGCATGAATCCCGAAGAGATCGCGAATCTGCTCAACCGCTACTTCGCCCATATCGTCAGCGCCTGCGAGATGAACCAGGGCATGGTCGACAAATACATCGGCGACTGCGCCATGCTCGTGTTCGGCGTTCCCCAGGCCGATCCCGAACACTGCTTCCATGGCATCACCTGTGCACTGGCCATCCAGCGATTGGTGGCCATGGAGAACGAACAGCGCGAGACGCGCGGCCAGGCACCGGTACGCTTCCGCCTGGGCCTGAACAGTGGCAGTATGCTCGCCGGCAACATGGGCGCCCGCGAGCGCATGGAGTACACGGTGGTCGGTGATTCCGTCAATCTGGCGTCGCGTCTGGGTTCGACCGCAGAGGCCGGTCAGATCGTCGTGACCGAACAGGTCTATACCCGGCCGGACGTAACGGACCGCTTCGTCGCCCACCGGCATCGCTCCATCCGTCTACGCGGCATCCAGCACCCCGTCACCACGTACCTCATCAAGGACGTGGCGCCCCCGTACCGGGAGGCCTTCGAGCGGCAGATACAGCAGTTGTGGTGGCAGGGTCACCGCCGCACCGGCTGA